Proteins co-encoded in one Sandaracinaceae bacterium genomic window:
- a CDS encoding methyl-accepting chemotaxis protein: MTRSRTAAGGLAWQKTVAGRLFLLAAAVIVLGGSLVFVNLRASSALREQLEWIDEAGQLRRDSAQMLYLAQRLETARGEDRRRVRADLRLSVEGFEARLARLAADAPADGLGEVRARWRLEVRPALVRWARHHDPGQLEAVRRLLGTQSAQASRLVEAAIEIDRRDSERAQVIEILLLCLVAVIIGLGLVLTHRLARRTRRLVEVANAMATGSHAVRAPQDGDDELAVIGAALNRVERSLRETIDREIDARARLGALVTEVRSAVDAIAGSSQRMVTSAQTLTQRASQQSGHVLDVTTAVLEASRASEAAKRRAVEVADAAIRSHSTARSGRDAVSAIGGGMERVRELAEQGVEALLALADRAETVGEVVASVDDLASRTQMVALNSKILAARAGEHGRGFAVLAQEIAALAVRSREATVRAREILEEIRVASLAGVSRSRETRDAVYEAMKTIGRADKTIDGLTDALTVSSQLATQILASIREHTTGMGNLQHSMREIDETTKDNLVSAQSTDAEARELDGLASHLQQLLAS; this comes from the coding sequence GTGACCCGATCTCGAACCGCGGCTGGGGGGCTGGCGTGGCAGAAGACGGTGGCCGGGAGGCTCTTCCTCCTCGCGGCCGCGGTGATCGTGCTGGGCGGCTCCCTCGTGTTCGTCAACCTGCGCGCGTCGAGCGCCCTGCGCGAGCAGCTGGAGTGGATCGACGAGGCCGGGCAGCTCAGGCGCGACTCGGCGCAGATGCTCTACCTCGCGCAGCGACTGGAGACCGCCCGGGGAGAAGACCGGCGGCGCGTCCGGGCCGACCTGCGCCTGTCCGTCGAGGGCTTCGAGGCCCGCCTCGCTCGCCTCGCCGCCGACGCGCCGGCCGACGGCCTGGGCGAAGTCCGCGCCCGATGGCGGCTCGAGGTGCGCCCCGCCCTCGTTCGCTGGGCGCGCCACCACGACCCCGGACAGCTCGAGGCGGTCCGGCGCCTGCTCGGGACGCAGAGCGCGCAGGCGAGTCGACTGGTCGAGGCGGCGATCGAGATCGACCGCCGGGATTCGGAGCGCGCGCAGGTCATCGAGATCCTGCTCCTGTGCCTCGTCGCCGTGATCATCGGCCTGGGCCTGGTGCTCACGCACCGGCTCGCGCGTCGCACGCGGCGCCTGGTGGAGGTCGCGAACGCGATGGCGACCGGGAGCCACGCGGTCCGCGCGCCACAGGACGGCGACGACGAGCTGGCGGTGATCGGCGCCGCGCTCAACCGGGTGGAGCGCTCGCTGCGGGAGACCATCGATCGCGAGATCGACGCGCGCGCGCGCCTCGGGGCCCTCGTCACCGAGGTCCGCTCCGCCGTGGACGCCATCGCGGGCTCGAGCCAGCGCATGGTGACGTCCGCGCAGACGCTCACGCAGCGCGCCTCGCAGCAGAGCGGTCACGTGCTCGACGTGACGACGGCCGTGCTCGAGGCGTCGCGCGCGAGCGAGGCGGCCAAGCGCCGCGCGGTCGAGGTCGCCGACGCCGCCATCCGCTCCCACTCCACCGCGCGCAGCGGCCGCGACGCGGTGAGCGCGATCGGCGGAGGCATGGAGCGCGTGCGCGAGCTGGCCGAGCAGGGCGTCGAGGCGCTGCTCGCGCTGGCGGACCGGGCCGAGACGGTGGGCGAGGTGGTCGCGAGCGTGGACGATCTGGCGAGCCGCACGCAGATGGTGGCGCTCAACTCCAAGATCCTCGCCGCCCGCGCCGGCGAGCACGGCCGCGGCTTCGCGGTGCTGGCGCAGGAGATCGCGGCGCTCGCGGTCCGCTCACGCGAGGCGACCGTGCGAGCGAGAGAGATCCTCGAGGAGATCCGCGTGGCCAGCCTCGCGGGCGTCAGCCGCTCCCGGGAGACGCGCGACGCTGTCTACGAGGCGATGAAGACGATCGGGCGCGCCGACAAGACCATCGACGGCCTCACCGACGCGCTCACCGTCTCGTCGCAGCTGGCGACGCAGATCCTCGCCTCGATCCGCGAGCACACGACGGGCATGGGGAACCTGCAGCACTCGATGCGCGAGATCGACGAGACCACCAAGGACAACCTCGTCTCCGCGCAGTCGACCGACGCGGAGGCGCGAGAGCTCGACGGCCTCGCCTCGCACCTCCAGCAGCTGCTGGCCTCCTGA
- a CDS encoding glycogen/starch/alpha-glucan phosphorylase, with amino-acid sequence MTLDAKIPHHELGMDSASIRESILDHLEHVRIRDQHSVTELDLFHAVAHAARARMADRWHHTRQRQWESGAKRVYYLSMEYLPGRLLRDGLYNLGILEETRAAVSELGHDLDALFEAEEDPALGNGGLGRLASCFMDSMATLGIPGVGYGIRYDYGIFRQELVNGRQIEKPDNWLVHGTPWEVPRTSLRFTVRYNGRVEPRTDTQGRTHFEWLDTDDVYAVAHDIPVPGFENGAVNTLRLWKAVPVDEFDLDAFNAGDHDRSVVQRGFAENISRILYPNDAGPPGKELRLRQEYFFVSASLQDAVQRHMSRFESLDDLPDRAVFQLNDTHPALAVAEMMRILIDEQLMDWGRAWSITKRCFAYTNHTLLPEALETWPVHLLDRLLPRQLDLIREIDRRLCDEIRRNHPNDDARLRKMAIVEQRPQGEVRMANLSIAGSFSVNGVSALHSQLLRERMFPEFDAFYPGRFRNKTNGVTPRRWLLECNPGLSALITEVVGSHAWVTDLEKVRALEAHAEDAAFQERWRAIERENKLRLAKHLEALHGFRLDPDSIFDIQIKRIHEYKRQLLNVLHVVKRYQEIKAGQAPKVPRTVIFGGKAASGYVRAKEIIHLINAVARVVNADPEVRKHLRVFYVPNYRVSMAERLIPAADLSEQISCAGQEASGTGNMKFAMNGALTIGTLDGANVEIKDAVGAENIFIFGLTTDEVVKTHAEGYRPRAIYESDESIAAVVDAIAKGAFSPEHPHTFAPLMDALLADGERYVHLADFRSYLDAQRAVEETYVDRPNWTRQSILNSARMGRFSSDETIRDYAKDIWGVPVSRD; translated from the coding sequence ATGACCCTCGACGCGAAGATTCCGCACCACGAGCTCGGGATGGACAGCGCGTCCATCCGCGAGTCGATCCTCGATCACCTCGAGCACGTTCGCATCCGCGACCAGCACTCGGTGACCGAGCTCGACCTGTTCCACGCGGTGGCGCACGCCGCGCGGGCGCGCATGGCCGATCGCTGGCATCACACGCGCCAGCGGCAGTGGGAGTCGGGCGCCAAGCGCGTCTACTACCTCTCGATGGAGTACCTGCCCGGTCGGCTTCTGCGCGACGGGCTCTACAACCTCGGCATCCTCGAGGAGACGCGCGCGGCGGTGAGCGAGCTGGGGCACGACCTCGACGCGCTCTTCGAGGCCGAAGAGGATCCCGCGCTCGGCAACGGCGGCCTCGGCCGGCTCGCGTCGTGTTTCATGGACTCGATGGCCACGCTCGGGATCCCGGGCGTCGGCTACGGCATCCGCTACGACTACGGCATCTTCCGCCAGGAGCTCGTGAACGGGCGTCAGATCGAGAAGCCCGACAACTGGCTCGTGCACGGGACGCCGTGGGAGGTGCCGCGCACGTCGCTCCGCTTCACGGTCCGCTACAACGGGCGGGTCGAGCCGCGCACCGACACGCAGGGGCGCACCCACTTCGAGTGGCTCGACACCGACGACGTCTACGCGGTCGCGCACGACATCCCGGTCCCCGGGTTCGAGAACGGCGCGGTCAACACGCTGCGGCTCTGGAAGGCGGTCCCGGTCGACGAGTTCGATCTCGACGCGTTCAACGCGGGCGACCACGACCGCTCGGTGGTGCAGCGCGGCTTCGCCGAGAACATCTCGCGCATCCTCTATCCGAACGACGCGGGGCCGCCCGGCAAGGAGCTCCGGCTCCGCCAGGAGTACTTCTTCGTCTCGGCTTCGCTGCAAGACGCCGTGCAGAGACACATGTCTCGGTTCGAGAGCCTGGACGACCTGCCCGACCGCGCGGTCTTCCAGCTCAACGACACGCACCCGGCGCTCGCGGTGGCCGAGATGATGCGGATCCTGATCGACGAGCAGCTGATGGACTGGGGCCGCGCCTGGAGCATCACCAAGCGCTGCTTCGCCTACACCAACCACACGCTCCTTCCCGAGGCGCTCGAGACCTGGCCGGTGCACCTGCTCGACCGGCTGCTGCCGCGTCAGCTCGATCTCATCCGCGAGATCGACCGCCGGCTCTGTGACGAGATCCGCCGCAACCACCCGAACGACGACGCGCGCCTGAGGAAGATGGCCATCGTCGAGCAGCGCCCGCAGGGCGAGGTCCGGATGGCGAACCTCTCCATCGCGGGGAGCTTCAGCGTCAACGGGGTCAGCGCGCTGCACAGCCAGCTCCTCCGCGAGCGGATGTTCCCGGAGTTCGACGCGTTCTATCCGGGGCGCTTCCGCAACAAGACCAACGGCGTGACGCCGCGGCGCTGGCTGCTCGAGTGCAACCCGGGCCTGAGCGCGCTGATCACAGAGGTGGTGGGCAGTCACGCCTGGGTGACGGACCTCGAGAAGGTGCGCGCGCTCGAGGCGCACGCCGAGGACGCGGCCTTCCAGGAGCGCTGGCGGGCCATCGAGCGCGAGAACAAGCTCCGGCTCGCCAAGCACCTCGAGGCGTTGCACGGCTTCCGGCTCGATCCGGACTCGATCTTCGACATCCAGATCAAGCGCATCCACGAGTACAAGCGCCAGCTCTTGAACGTGCTCCACGTCGTCAAGCGCTACCAGGAGATCAAGGCCGGGCAGGCGCCGAAGGTGCCGCGTACGGTGATCTTCGGCGGCAAGGCGGCGAGCGGGTACGTGCGGGCCAAGGAGATCATCCACCTCATCAACGCCGTCGCGCGGGTGGTCAACGCCGACCCGGAGGTGCGCAAGCACCTTCGCGTGTTCTACGTCCCCAACTACCGGGTCTCGATGGCCGAGCGGCTCATCCCCGCGGCCGATCTGTCCGAGCAGATCAGCTGCGCCGGCCAGGAGGCCTCGGGCACGGGCAACATGAAGTTCGCCATGAACGGCGCGCTGACCATCGGCACGCTCGACGGCGCGAACGTGGAGATCAAGGACGCGGTCGGCGCCGAGAACATCTTCATCTTCGGGCTCACGACCGACGAGGTGGTCAAGACGCACGCCGAGGGCTACCGGCCGCGGGCGATCTACGAGTCCGACGAGTCCATCGCCGCGGTGGTCGACGCGATCGCGAAGGGCGCCTTCAGCCCCGAGCACCCGCACACCTTCGCCCCGCTGATGGACGCGCTCCTCGCGGACGGGGAGCGCTACGTGCACCTCGCCGACTTCCGGAGCTACCTCGACGCGCAGCGCGCGGTCGAAGAGACCTACGTGGACCGCCCCAACTGGACGCGCCAGAGCATCCTCAACAGCGCCCGCATGGGCCGCTTCAGCTCGGACGAGACCATCCGCGACTACGCGAAGGACATCTGGGGCGTGCCGGTCTCGCGCGACTGA